One window of the Manihot esculenta cultivar AM560-2 chromosome 14, M.esculenta_v8, whole genome shotgun sequence genome contains the following:
- the LOC110600596 gene encoding uncharacterized mitochondrial protein AtMg00810-like, producing the protein MEGDIDMSRRATLERYETKSKGEGTSLKSLVNVKKPNARDEGVDKRLERLKEELLAELKSQAGAYTCLRMSSLFDLQIGKRIGYSRLHDGLYILEGNLDLNLPQTLFGRNQDVNQVASTVVRSKKEIFISQRKYILDLLEETGMLGCKPTETPIESNHKLQAGIGESVDIRRSQRLVSKLIYLSHTRPDIAYTVSLVNQFMHDPREFHMQVVFRILQYLKSAPRKGLLFSKHGHLCIHAFANADWAGSLDDKRPTSGYCTLVEGNLIT; encoded by the exons ATGGAAGGGGATATTGACATGAGTAGGCGCGCAACATTGGAAAGATATGAGACGAAAAGCAAAGGAGAAGGAACCAGCTTGAAATCCCTAGTTAATGTCAAAAAGCCCAATGCAAGAGATGAAGGAGTGGATAAGAGGCTAGAAAGGCTGAAAGAAGAACTGTTGGCTGAGTTGAAGAGCCAAGCGGGAGCATATACGTGCCTGAGAATGTCCTCCCTTTTT gaccTTCAAATTGGGAAGAGGATTGGCTATAGTAGACTGCATGATGGATTATATATATTGGAAGGGAATCTGGATTTGAATTTACCTCAGACTCTTTTTGGAAGAAATCAGGATGTCAACCAGGTGGCATCGACG GTTGTCAGATCAAAGAAGGAAATCTTTATTTCTCAGAGAAAatacattctggatcttttggaagaaactggtatgttAGGCTGCAAGCCAACAGAAACTCCCATTGAAAGCAATCACAAGCTACAAGCAGGGATTGGTGAATCGGTGGATATTAGAAGATCTCAAAGGCTAGTAAGCAAACTGATTTATCTTTCGCACACTCGACCAGACATAGCATATACAGTCAGTTTAGTCAAtcagtttatgcatgatcctcGTGAGTTTCACATGCAAGTTGTTTTTCGCATTTTGCAATACTTGAAGTCTGCTCCTAGAAAAGGTCTTCTATTCTCTAAACATGGTCATCTCTGCATACACGCATTCGCAAATGCAGATTGGGCTGGATCCCTTGATGATAAAAGGCCGACTAGTGGTTACTGCACACTTGTAGAAGGAAACCTTATCACTTAA
- the LOC110630946 gene encoding protein TIFY 6B isoform X3 codes for MERDFLGLGLKNVQVTVKKEVADGYKDSVPMRGSTMQLSFSNKVSAIPQFLSFKSGVEEKPRKTTHDHISSGFSPISTADAFDSNQNPYSCMIHKNMIPDKQGAKHYAVQHFDAYPVHRPQQMRIFPVSNHSQTITACHFASSGQNVGDNSLNSQSVGRVPIISSVSVHPTPSSIVRTTELRNVSKSSVATAQLTIFYAGSVCVYDDICPEKAQAIMLLAGHGSSVTQDKTVSPAQVQAPIQGPSAYVGNKTHTCSGLPSPIAVTSTSNNELATVKLMGPLASTNNSTEPPKTVGSSSATLIPTVAAPQARKASLARFLEKRKERVMNASPYNAS; via the exons ATGGAGAGAGATTTTCTGGGTCTTGGTTTGAAAAATGTCCAGGTTACGGTGAAAAAGGAGGTAGCTGATGGCTATAAGGATTCGG TTCCAATGAGAGGTTCAACAATGCAGTTGTCTTTCTCAAACAAGGTTTCTGCCATTCCTCAGTTTTTGTCCTTTAAGTCTGGTGTGGAAGAAAAGCCAAGAAAGACGACTCATGATCACATATCCTCTGGTTTTAGTCCCATTTCTACTGCCGATGCTTTTGATTCTAATCAGAACCCATATTCTTGCATGATTCAT AAGAATATGATTCCTGATAAACAAGGAGCAAAACATTATGCAGTGCAACACTTTGATGCATATCCAGTTCATCGCCCCCAGCAAATGAGGATATTCCCAGTTTCCAACCATAGTCAAACAATTACTGCTTGCCATTTTGCTTCCTCTGGGCAAAATGTGGGTGATAATTCCTTGAACTCGCAATCTGTTGGACGAGTTCCAATCATAAGCTCAGTATCTGTTCATCCCACTCCAAGCTCCATTGTGCGTACCACCGAACTTAG AAATGTATCAAAGTCTTCTGTGGCTACTGCTCAATTGACCATATTCTATGCTGGTTCTGTGTGTGTTTATGATGATATTTGTCCCGAGAAG GCTCAGGCTATTATGCTGTTAGCTGGACATGGGTCTTCAGTAACTCAGGATAAAACAGTTTCCCCGGCTCAAGTGCAGGCACCAATCCAGGGGCCTTCTGCTTATGTAGGGAACAAAACCCATACATGCTCAGGTCTTCCAAGCCCCATTGCTGTTACCTCTACTAGCAATAATGAATTGGCAACAGTAAAGTTAATGGGACCTTTAGCTTCCACAAATAACTCAACAGAACCACCAAAGACAGTTGGTTCAAGTTCTGCAACTCTGATTCCAACAG TGGCTGCACCTCAGGCTCGTAAAGCATCATTGGCTCGGTTTCTGGAGAAGCGCAAGGAAAG AGTGATGAATGCATCGCCATACAATGCAAGCTAG
- the LOC110630946 gene encoding protein TIFY 6B isoform X2: MERDFLGLGLKNVQVTVKKEVADGYKDSAVPMRGSTMQLSFSNKVSAIPQFLSFKSGVEEKPRKTTHDHISSGFSPISTADAFDSNQNPYSCMIHKNMIPDKQGAKHYAVQHFDAYPVHRPQQMRIFPVSNHSQTITACHFASSGQNVGDNSLNSQSVGRVPIISSVSVHPTPSSIVRTTELRNVSKSSVATAQLTIFYAGSVCVYDDICPEKAQAIMLLAGHGSSVTQDKTVSPAQVQAPIQGPSAYVGNKTHTCSGLPSPIAVTSTSNNELATVKLMGPLASTNNSTEPPKTVGSSSATLIPTVAAPQARKASLARFLEKRKERVMNASPYNAS; this comes from the exons ATGGAGAGAGATTTTCTGGGTCTTGGTTTGAAAAATGTCCAGGTTACGGTGAAAAAGGAGGTAGCTGATGGCTATAAGGATTCGG CAGTTCCAATGAGAGGTTCAACAATGCAGTTGTCTTTCTCAAACAAGGTTTCTGCCATTCCTCAGTTTTTGTCCTTTAAGTCTGGTGTGGAAGAAAAGCCAAGAAAGACGACTCATGATCACATATCCTCTGGTTTTAGTCCCATTTCTACTGCCGATGCTTTTGATTCTAATCAGAACCCATATTCTTGCATGATTCAT AAGAATATGATTCCTGATAAACAAGGAGCAAAACATTATGCAGTGCAACACTTTGATGCATATCCAGTTCATCGCCCCCAGCAAATGAGGATATTCCCAGTTTCCAACCATAGTCAAACAATTACTGCTTGCCATTTTGCTTCCTCTGGGCAAAATGTGGGTGATAATTCCTTGAACTCGCAATCTGTTGGACGAGTTCCAATCATAAGCTCAGTATCTGTTCATCCCACTCCAAGCTCCATTGTGCGTACCACCGAACTTAG AAATGTATCAAAGTCTTCTGTGGCTACTGCTCAATTGACCATATTCTATGCTGGTTCTGTGTGTGTTTATGATGATATTTGTCCCGAGAAG GCTCAGGCTATTATGCTGTTAGCTGGACATGGGTCTTCAGTAACTCAGGATAAAACAGTTTCCCCGGCTCAAGTGCAGGCACCAATCCAGGGGCCTTCTGCTTATGTAGGGAACAAAACCCATACATGCTCAGGTCTTCCAAGCCCCATTGCTGTTACCTCTACTAGCAATAATGAATTGGCAACAGTAAAGTTAATGGGACCTTTAGCTTCCACAAATAACTCAACAGAACCACCAAAGACAGTTGGTTCAAGTTCTGCAACTCTGATTCCAACAG TGGCTGCACCTCAGGCTCGTAAAGCATCATTGGCTCGGTTTCTGGAGAAGCGCAAGGAAAG AGTGATGAATGCATCGCCATACAATGCAAGCTAG
- the LOC110630946 gene encoding protein TIFY 6B isoform X1 translates to MERDFLGLGLKNVQVTVKKEVADGYKDSAVPMRGSTMQLSFSNKVSAIPQFLSFKSGVEEKPRKTTHDHISSGFSPISTADAFDSNQNPYSCMIHVSHCCYVAHFSNILKNMIPDKQGAKHYAVQHFDAYPVHRPQQMRIFPVSNHSQTITACHFASSGQNVGDNSLNSQSVGRVPIISSVSVHPTPSSIVRTTELRNVSKSSVATAQLTIFYAGSVCVYDDICPEKAQAIMLLAGHGSSVTQDKTVSPAQVQAPIQGPSAYVGNKTHTCSGLPSPIAVTSTSNNELATVKLMGPLASTNNSTEPPKTVGSSSATLIPTVAAPQARKASLARFLEKRKERVMNASPYNAS, encoded by the exons ATGGAGAGAGATTTTCTGGGTCTTGGTTTGAAAAATGTCCAGGTTACGGTGAAAAAGGAGGTAGCTGATGGCTATAAGGATTCGG CAGTTCCAATGAGAGGTTCAACAATGCAGTTGTCTTTCTCAAACAAGGTTTCTGCCATTCCTCAGTTTTTGTCCTTTAAGTCTGGTGTGGAAGAAAAGCCAAGAAAGACGACTCATGATCACATATCCTCTGGTTTTAGTCCCATTTCTACTGCCGATGCTTTTGATTCTAATCAGAACCCATATTCTTGCATGATTCATGTTAGTCATTGCTGTTATGTGGCccatttttctaatattttg AAGAATATGATTCCTGATAAACAAGGAGCAAAACATTATGCAGTGCAACACTTTGATGCATATCCAGTTCATCGCCCCCAGCAAATGAGGATATTCCCAGTTTCCAACCATAGTCAAACAATTACTGCTTGCCATTTTGCTTCCTCTGGGCAAAATGTGGGTGATAATTCCTTGAACTCGCAATCTGTTGGACGAGTTCCAATCATAAGCTCAGTATCTGTTCATCCCACTCCAAGCTCCATTGTGCGTACCACCGAACTTAG AAATGTATCAAAGTCTTCTGTGGCTACTGCTCAATTGACCATATTCTATGCTGGTTCTGTGTGTGTTTATGATGATATTTGTCCCGAGAAG GCTCAGGCTATTATGCTGTTAGCTGGACATGGGTCTTCAGTAACTCAGGATAAAACAGTTTCCCCGGCTCAAGTGCAGGCACCAATCCAGGGGCCTTCTGCTTATGTAGGGAACAAAACCCATACATGCTCAGGTCTTCCAAGCCCCATTGCTGTTACCTCTACTAGCAATAATGAATTGGCAACAGTAAAGTTAATGGGACCTTTAGCTTCCACAAATAACTCAACAGAACCACCAAAGACAGTTGGTTCAAGTTCTGCAACTCTGATTCCAACAG TGGCTGCACCTCAGGCTCGTAAAGCATCATTGGCTCGGTTTCTGGAGAAGCGCAAGGAAAG AGTGATGAATGCATCGCCATACAATGCAAGCTAG